A region from the Corylus avellana chromosome ca7, CavTom2PMs-1.0 genome encodes:
- the LOC132187113 gene encoding probable pectin methyltransferase QUA3, with amino-acid sequence MGHLNLPTSKRSPRQWRLLDLVSAAFFGLVFLFFLLVFTPLGDSLAASGRQALLVSTADPRQRQRLVALLEFGTQSATVDACPAESVDHMPCEDPRRNSQLSREMNFYRERHCPLPEETPLCLIPPPDGYKIPVQWPESLHKIWHSNMPHNKIADRKGHQGWMKREGPYFIFPGGGTMFPDGAIQYIEKLGQYIPISGGTLRTALDMGCGVASFGGYLLAEDILTMSFAPRDSHKSQIQFALERGIPAFVAMLGTRRLPFPGFSFDLVHCSRCLIPFTAYNATYFIEVDRLLRPGGYLVISGPPVQWPGQDKEWADLQGVARALCYELIAVDGNTVIWKKPAGDSCLPNQNEFGLELCDESDDPSYAWYFKLKKCVSRTSSVKGELAVAMIPKWPDRLTKAPSRATLMKNGIDVFEADTRRWVRRAAYYKNSLNVKLGTSAIRNIMDMNAFFGGFAAALKSDPVWVMNVVPARKTSTLSVIYDRGLIGVYHDWCEPFSTYPRTYDLIHVSGIESLIRDSGSGKSRCNLVDLMAEMDRILRPEGTVVIRDSPEVIDKVARLARAVKWTATIHEKEPESHGREKILVAIKNFWSLSSSSH; translated from the exons ATGGGTCACCTGAATTTGCCCACATCGAAGCGAAGCCCTCGGCAATGGAGGCTCTTGGACCTCGTCTCCGCGGCGTTCTTCGGCTTggtcttcctcttcttcctgcTTGTTTTCACGCCCCTCGGCGACTCGCTCGCCGCCTCGGGCCGCCAGGCGCTCCTCGTCTCCACCGCCGATCCGCGCCAGCGGCAGCGCCTCGTGGCGCTTCTGGAATTCGGGACCCAGTCGGCCACCGTGGATGCTTGCCCCGCCGAGTCCGTGGACCACATGCCCTGCGAGGACCCCAGGCGGAACAGCCAGCTGAGCAGGGAAATGAACTTCTACAGAGAGCGGCATTGCCCCCTGCCGGAGGAGACACCTCTCTGTCTGATCCCACCGCCCGATGGATACAAGATTCCCGTGCAGTGGCCCGAGAGCTTGCACAAG ATATGGCACAGCAACATGCCACACAATAAAATTGCGGACAGGAAAGGTCATCAGGGATGGATGAAACGGGAAGGACCATACTTCATTTTCCCTGGTGGTGGCACAATGTTTCCTGATGGTGCAATACAGTATATCGAAAAGCTTGGACAATACATCCCTATTAGTGGCGGCACTCTCAGGACTGCTCTTGATATGGGTTGTGGG GTGGCCAGTTTTGGGGGATATCTGCTAGCTGAAGACATTTTAACCATGTCATTTGCACCAAGAGATTCACATAAATCCCAGATACAATTTGCACTGGAGAGAGGGATTCCGGCATTTGTTGCCATGCTTGGAACTCGCAGACTCCCTTTTCCTGGATTCTCATTTGATTTGGTGCACTGTTCTCGATGTTTAATCCCTTTTACTGCTTACA ATGCAACATATTTCATCGAAGTGGATCGGTTGCTTCGACCAGGAGGATATCTGGTCATCTCTGGTCCCCCTGTACAATGGCCTGGTCAAGACAAGGAATGGGCAGATCTGCAGGGTGTGGCTAGAGCACTGTGTTATGAACTTATTGCTGTGGATGGAAACACTGTTATCTGGAAAAAGCCTGCAGGAGATTCATGTCTCCCCAACCAAAATGAATTTGGTCTAGAGTTGTGTGATGAATCAGATGACCCAAGTTATGCATG gtacttcaaattaaaaaaatgtgtaagTAGGACCTCTTCTGTCAAGGGAGAACTTGCTGTTGCGATGATTCCAAAGTGGCCAGACAGGCTAACTAAAGCTCCTTCAAGAGCCACACTCATGAAAAATGGCATTGATGTATTTGAGGCTGACACTCGGCGGTGGGTAAGAAGAGCTGCTTACTACAAAAACTCATTAAATGTAAAGCTTGGAACCTCAGCTATACGTAACATCATGGACATGAATGCATTTTTTGGAGGCTTTGCGGCAGCACTAAAATCTGACCCTGTGTGGGTAATGAATGTGGTTCCTGCTCGCAAGACCTCTACTTTGTCAGTAATTTATGACAGAGGCCTTATTGGAGTCTACCATGATTG GTGTGAGCCCTTCTCAACATATCCTAGGACCTATGATCTGATTCATGTATCTGGAATTGAATCGCTCATTAGAGATTCAGGTTCAGGGAAGAGCAG GTGTAACCTTGTGGATTTGATGGCGGAGATGGATAGAATTTTGCGTCCGGAGGGaacagttgtgattagagattcccCTGAAGTGATTGATAAAGTAGCTCGCCTAGCTCGTGCTGTGAAATGGACGGCGACCATACATGAGAAAGAACCTGAATCACACGGGAGAGAGAAAATACTTGTTGCAATTAAGAACTTTTGGAGTCTGTCTTCGTCATCCCACTGA